In one window of Primulina tabacum isolate GXHZ01 chromosome 8, ASM2559414v2, whole genome shotgun sequence DNA:
- the LOC142554083 gene encoding putative polyamine transporter At3g19553, whose protein sequence is MDEEGMVSDFKNTATAKGNPKLTILPLIALIFYEVSGGPFGVEDSVKAGGGPFLSLLGFLIFPLFWSVPEALVTAELATTFPENGGYVIWISSAFGPFWGFQEGFWKWFSGVMDNALYPVLFLDYLKHSFPIFDSIQARIPALLLITVCLTYLNYRGLHIVGFSAVLLAGFSLFPFVVMSILSIPRIRPSRWLRVDSRKVEWRGYFNSLFWNLNYWDNASTLAGEIENPSRTFPRALMGAVVLVVCSYLIPLLAGTGAVETDSSEWSDGYFAQIGMLIGGSWLKWWIQAASALSNMGLFEAEMSSDAFQLLGMSEIGMLPSVFASRSKYGTPTFSILCSATGVIFLSWMSFQEILEFLNFLYAIGMLFEFAAFIKLRIKRSDLHRPYKVPFNTLGATMLCFPPVLLLVLVMCLASLKTYLVSSGIIVLGFILYPALIYAKEHRWFKFNMDYMPKSSGSDQECSPIGLEEHRVNTDEASLRLLTDSTSLKIDHEGDMLPEEAVKWE, encoded by the exons ATGGATGAGGAGGGAATGGTGAGTGATTTCAAGAACACAGCTACTGCGAAGGGTAATCCAAAGCTCACGATTTTGCCTCTGATTGCTTTGATTTTCTACGAGGTTTCTGGAGGTCCATTTGGTGTGGAAGATTCAGTCAAGGCAGGAGGTGGCCCATTTTTGTCTTTGCTAGGTTTCTTGATTTTCCCTCTGTTTTGGAGCGTGCCTGAAGCTCTTGTCACGGCTGAACTGGCCACAACTTTCCCCGAAAATGGCGGCTATGTGATCTGGATTTCATCTGCTTTTGGCCCTTTTTGGGGTTTTCAAGAAGGGTTCTGGAAATGGTTTAGTGGGGTTATGGATAATGCCCTTTACCCGGTATTGTTTCTTGATTACTTGAAGCATTCATTTCCCATTTTTGATAGTATTCAAGCTAGGATTCCAGCTTTGTTGTTAATTACTGTTTGTTTGACATATTTGAACTATAGAGGTTTGCATATTGTGGGATTCTCTGCTGTTTTACTAGCTGGTTTTTCGCTCTTTCCTTTTGTTGTTATGAGCATTCTCTCGATTCCTCGAATTAGGCCTAGTCGATGGCTTCGTGTTGATTCTAGGAAGGTAGAATGGAGGGGGTATTTCAATAGCTTGTTTTGGAATCTGAATTATTGGGATAATGCGAGTACGTTGGCTGGGGAGATTGAGAATCCAAGTAGGACTTTTCCCAGAGCTCTTATGGGGGCGGTGGTtttggtggtatgttcttatttaATTCCACTTCTCGCGGGTACTGGTGCTGTGGAAACTGATTCGAGTGAGTGGAGTGATGGTTATTTTGCTCAAATTGGAATGTTGATAGGTGGATCTTGGCTGAAGTGGTGGATCCAAGCGGCTTCCGCATTGTCAAACATGGGGTTGTTTGAAGCGGAAATGAGCAGTGATGCATTTCAACTTTTGGGGATGAGTGAGATTGGGATGCTCCCTTCTGTATTTGCATCAAG ATCAAAATATGGAACACCAACGTTCAGCATTTTGTGTTCTGCAACTGGCGTGATCTTCTTGTCATGGATGAGTTTCCAAGAAATCTTGGAATTCCTCAACTTCCTATATGCTATTGGAATGCTATTTGAGTTTGCAGCTTTCATCAAACTAAGAATTAAAAGATCTGATCTACACAGACCCTATAAAGTTCCCTTTAATACATTAGGCGCAACGATGCTCTGCTTCCCTCCAGTGTTGTTGCTTGTTCTGGTAATGTGTTTGGCTTCCCTGAAGACGTATTTAGTGAGCAGTGGCATAATTGTGCTTGGATTCATCTTGTACCCCGCTTTAATTTATGCAAAGGAACATCGATGGTTCAAATTTAACATGGATTATATGCCGAAATCTTCTGGTAGTGATCAAGAATGTAGTCCAATCGGGCTGGAAGAACACCGTGTAAATACTGATGAAGCCTCTCTGAGACTTCTGACCGATTCAACATCTTTGAAAATAGATCACGAAGGTGATATGCTACCCGAGGAAGCTGTGAAATGGGAGTAG
- the LOC142554084 gene encoding protein SYM1-like yields MAAALTRNSLQRSLHQHSLQYLWRSSIKNSPPVPASAPKTSGHQLQQSKCCNRYPNTFSRRAKELEDAATSFESSSLSSRASSSPSTSKLGFVGWYLGMVQTRPIVTKSVTSSFIYTAADLSSQALVGESSEYDFVRTLRMAGYGMIILGPSLHCWFNFASRVFPRRDFFSTIKKIVVGQLAYGPVMTAAFFSVNAGLQGESGSEIVARVKRDVVPTMVKGFMYWPICDFITFKFVPVHLQPVVSNSFSYIWTIYLTYVASLEKVDAS; encoded by the exons ATGGCCGCCGCATTAACAAGAAACAGCCTTCAAAGAAGCCTCCACCAACATTCCCTGCAGTATCTATGGAGGAGCAGCATCAAAAACTCCCCACCAGTCCCGGCTTCAGCCCCGAAGACTTCTGGTCACCAGCTCCAACAATCCAAATGCTGTAATCGTTATCCAAATACCTTTTCCCGGAGAGCAAAAGAATTGGAGGATGCCGCTACAAGCTTTGAATCTTCTTCACTCAGCTCGAGGGCATCTTCTTCACCTTCTACTTCCAAGCTCGGGTTTGTAGGGTGGTATTTGGGCATGGTTCAGACCCGACCCATTGTCACCAAAAGCGTCACTTCTTCCTTTATCTACACGGCAGCGGATTTATCATCTCAG GCGTTAGTTGGAGAGTCGTCAGAGTATGATTTTGTGAGGACTTTGAGGATGGCTGGATATGGTATGATTATATTGGGGCCATCGTTGCATTGCTGGTTCAATTTCGCTTCGAGAGTTTTTCCACGGCGGGATTTTTTCTCGACGATTAAGAAAATTGTTGTGGGACAGCTAGCATACGGGCCTGTAATGACTGCCGCATTCTTCTCTGTAAATGCTGGCTTACAAG GTGAAAGTGGCTCCGAGATAGTTGCTAGAGTAAAACGAGACGTGGTCCCTACGATGGTCAAAGGCTTCATGTACTGGCCTATATGTGATTTCATCACCTTCAAGTTCGTCCCTGTTCATTTACAA CCAGTTGTGAGCAACTCATTTTCGTACATATGGACGATTTATTTGACTTACGTGGCAAGCTTAGAAAAAGTTGATGCTAGTTGA
- the LOC142554081 gene encoding QWRF motif-containing protein 2 — MMVAAAVSEAASEKDNRNATLNKQKNAKSRIVSSRYMFPSICSTSAPNLSLDSTSLSSPGRSPSPLVSKNSYPFSNGHSLGPKRCASVDKRRPTAARTSTPDLDFKNGNATDVSAAKRLLVTSTRRLSVSFQGEGFSLPISKTKVTPQPNLSSVRKGTQERRRTGTPLGGKGENGDQIDISKLVDQHRWPTGNPLVNRLSRSLNCGIGEETCELIGSGDAIKALRQSVIDERRPSIDSRLDLDLGSSEILNAVQRAPDGNSIYKESSLPSDLVASDSDSVSSGSTSGVDESGGASLGHNGSGGIVDLAQFWQEMNNRLRRLQDPGSPLSTSTGSRIIAPPKLKKYTSGGIRAASPGKLMSPTGSSPSRGHTPSRIRNAVSTICNNFVETPSVLSFAVDIRRGKVGENQILDAHLLRLLYNRHLQWRSVNARTETGLLVQKHNSEKNLWNAWITISDLRDTVTKKRHRLQLLKRKLKLAFVLKGQMTSLDDWASMDKDHSFSLLGAIEALKASTLRLPATGGATADVQSLKDAIGSAVDIVNAVISSIRSFQPMVQNINSLATELAKVTGKERALLEQCTDFNSLLADILVKDSSLRTHMLQHNRVMTA, encoded by the exons ATGATGGTGGCTGCTGCTGTTTCTGAGgcagcttctgaaaaagataaCCGTAACGCGACATTAAATAAGCAAAAAAATGCTAAATCAAGAATTGTCTCTTCTAGATACATGTTCCCTTCGATCTGTTCAACTTCTGCTCCAAATTTATCCTTAGATTCCACATCTTTATCTTCTCCTGGAAGGTCTCCATCTCCTTTGGTTTCTAAAAACTCGTATCCATTCTCAAATGGGCATTCGTTAGGGCCGAAGAGGTGTGCTTCTGTTGACAAGAGGCGGCCCACGGCTGCTAGGACTTCAACTCCTGATCTTGATTTCAAGAATGGCAACGCAACTGATGTTTCAGCTGCCAAAAGGCTTCTTGTGACCTCTACAAGGAGATTGTCGGTTTCGTTTCAAGGAGAAGGCTTTTCATTACCTATTAGTAAGACTAAGGTGACTCCTCAGCCTAATTTGAGTAGTGTGAGGAAGGGAACCCAGGAGAGGAGAAGGACTGGCACTCCTTTGGGAGGAAAGGGTGAGAATGGAGATCAGATAGATATTTCTAAGCTTGTTGACCAGCATAGGTGGCCCACTGGGAATCCTTTGGTGAATCGATTGTCCAGAAGTTTGAATTGCGGCATTGGTGAAGAGACGTGTGAGCTAATCGGATCTGGTGATGCTATTAAAGCATTGCGCCAATCAGTTATTGATGAAAGGAGGCCATCGATCGATAGTAGGTTGGATCTTGATTTGGGCAGCTCTGAGATTTTAAATGCTGTTCAACGAGCCCCTGATGGAAATTCCATTTATAAAGAGTCTTCCTTGCCATCTGACCTCGTGGCATCTGATTCCGACAGTGTATCTTCCGGTAGTACTTCAGGAGTTGACGAAAGTGGTGGGGCATCCCTGGGGCATAATGGTTCTGGTGGGATTGTTGATTTGGCTCAGTTTTGGCAAGAAATGAACAATCGCTTGAGGAGGTTGCAGGATCCAGGATCTCCTTTGTCAACTAGTACCGGTTCTAGAATCATTGCTCCACCAAAATTGAAAAAGTATACAAGTGGAGGTATTAGAGCTGCATCACCAGGCAAGCTTATGTCTCCTACAGGATCTTCTCCATCCAGGGGACATACTCCTTCTCGGATCCGAAATGCTGTTAGCACCATCTGCAACAATTTTGTGGAAACACCATCGGTTCTTAGTTTTGCTGTTGACATTCGGAGGGGGAAAGTTGGTGAAAATCAGATTCTTGATGCACATTTATTGAGACTTTTGTACAACAGGCACCTGCAGTGGCGTTCTGTAAATGCCCGGACTGAAACAGGTCTGCTGGTGCAGAAACACAATTCAGAG AAGAATCTTTGGAATGCATGGATAACAATCTCCGATCTACGTGACACAGTAACCAAAAAAAGACACAGACTGCAGTTGCTAAAACGAAAGTTGAAACTAGCTTTCGTTCTAAAAGGACAA ATGACTTCATTAGACGATTGGGCATCTATGGATAAAGACCACTCGTTTTCTTTGCTTGGAGCTATTGAAGCTCTGAAGGCTAGCACCCTTCGCCTGCCAGCCACAGGAGGAGCAACC GCTGATGTCCAAAGCTTGAAGGATGCTATTGGTTCAGCAGTGGACATTGTAAATGCAGTGATATCCTCTATACGTTCATTTCAGCCAATG GTACAGAACATAAATTCTTTAGCAACTGAACTTGCAAAAGTAACGGGTAAAGAGCGAGCTTTGCTTGAACAGTGCACAGATTTTAATTCCTTGTTGGCAGATATTCTG